The nucleotide sequence ATCATTCGTGATATGAGCACTGTACTGCCGCAGAACCGGCTCCATAATCTGTGGTTTTATCGCAAGAATGACAACCTGGCTCTTTTCCGTGACCTCAGCAGGTGTTTCCACGGCATTAACCTGATAGGTCTTATTAAGATATTCACGCCGCCGCATCATAGGCTCGGCAACAGTGATGTTGCCCGCCGCTGTTATCCCTGACTCTATCATACCGCGAATCAGGGCTTCCCCCATCTGGCCTCCGCCAATCATGCCTACAAATAATGTTTCCTTCATGGCTTCTCCTTATTTCTCTTCTCTCTACAGAATAACAAAACTATAAAATCCACCCCAGGGGAGGTGGCTTTCCAGGACGACATAAACCGTTCTTTCCCTCTGAGGGGAAGGTATCGAACTGCGTGCTTTCTCAACAATGCATTCCACAGCAGGAGGGCTATCCCAAATATTCGCCGTATTTTTTCGTCATCATACCAGCATATGAAAAAAAATCATCTCTCAATTACAGGAGCTGCTGAGAATAACCAGAGAAAAAGGTCCCCCAAAAAACCAGGGATACCCATAAAAAAACTATATTTCCAAAGGATCCTCCCTCCTTCTTTCGCCTTGAAAAAAACTCACAAAAATATTACCATTCACTTGTTAAATTTATTGTACGTCCTTGTCCCTATGGCGGATCATCGGCACTGTCAACACAGAAGGCGCTCAGCTTGAACCACTGCTTGCTTTAATCTGCCCAGATAATGCGTCAATAATGCACAACACACCATCCCGTTACTCAGCAGGAAGGAGGGGGGCATCCCCCTGTTAACTCATAGGAGAAACATGAAGAAAATTCGCAAAGCTGTTATTCCTGTAGCCGGACTCGGCACCAGATTTCTACCGGCAACCAAGGCAATCCCCAAAGAGATGCTCACCATAGTGGATCGCCCAACGATTCAGTACATTGTCGAAGAAGTGGTGGCCTCTGGAATAGAAGAGGTGATCCTGATTACCTCGGAAGGAAAATCGGCCATTGAAAATCATTTTGACTATAATTATGAGCTAGATACCATCCTGAAGGAGAAAAAAAAAGATGCCTTACGAAAAGAGCTGGCCCAGACCTCTTCTCTCATTGATGTTGTTTCAGTTCGCCAGAAAGAACCACTTGGTTTAGGACATGCCATCTGGATGGCTCGTAAGGTAGTGGGAGAAGAACCCTTTCTGGTCCTGCTGGGTGATGACCTTGTGCGCAGCCAAACCCCGTGTTGCCGGCAAATGATTGACCTCTATGAGCAGGTCAACGAGTCTATTGTGGCTATCCAACACGTCCCCATGGATCAGACCTATCAGTACGGTATTGTTGAGGGAGAAAAGACCCATCTTGACCGCACTTACAAGGTAGAGCGGATGGTGGAAAAGCCAGCGCCAGGAACCTCCAACTCTGATATGGCCATTATCGGACGCTATCTCCTGATGCCGGAGGTCTTTGCAGCCCTGGGGAAAACCAACCCTGGCCATGGCGGGGAGATCCAGCTGACCGATGCTCTCCAGTCCCTTACTGCTCAACGCGGCATGTATGCCTATGAGTTTGAGGGAAAACGCTATGATGCTGGAGACAAGTTGGGTTATCTCAAGGCGATTATCGATATTGCCATGGATCACCCCACCCTTGGTGAACCCCTGCGGGACCATATCACCTCTGTCTGTACCTGCGATAAGCACGGCTGATTGATATTCCGGCGACAGCCGCTATGACCCTCTATGAAGTTGCTGTCGCCGCCCCTGTTTTCGGGAGTCTGACCTATGCGCAACCGGCTGACCTCACGATCTCCTTGCCGGTCGGCGTTCGGGTACTGGTCCCCCTGCGCAACCGCTTTATCACCGGCTATATCCTGGCGGCTCTGCCTTCCCCTCCAGACCTCCCTTATCAGATCAAACCCATCTTTGAACGACTTGACCCGGCACCTCTTTTCCCAGAACAGCTTATCCCCTTTTTCCGTTGGCTTGCTGACTATTACCATTATCCATTGGGAGAGGTCATTCAGACCGCCCTCCCCTCCGGCCTCCGGGCCGGTTCCGGGCACGAGATCATCCTGACCGAGCTGGGGCACCAACAACTCCCCTCCGCACTGACTTCCCTAAAAAACAGGGTCGCCTGGATGGACCGCTTACTGGCCCAGGGAAGGCTCTTACCAGGAACGGTAAAGACCATCCGAACCAAGCCCGCTCTACAGACCCTGTTGCGCACATGGCAAGCAGAGGGATGGATCAACATCAATGAAGTAATCGTCGCTCCCAAGGTCAAGGAAAAAACCGAAACCGTGGTTCGACTGGAGAATGAACTTCAGGAGTACCTCGCCCTGCCCCAGAATTACCAGGCAGCCGCTGAAGAAGGGCCTGGAGAAACGCTCCTTCCATCCTCCCCCTTAGTTGAGGGACTAAAAAAATCTGAACGCAAGACCCTGGATCTCTTCTTCCAGCATTGCAAGGGGCGCCCAACCCTGCCTCGCGCCGAGCTGACCCGACAATATTCCGGGGCAGGCAAGGCCCTTCACCGTCTTGCAGCAAGCGGCCTGATCAGCCTTGCAGAGCAACGGGTCTACCGGGACCCCTTTGGCAAGGTGCCCCCTTTCTTCCCAAAGCCGAAATCTCTGACCCCGGAGCAAGACCAGGCCATTGGCACGCTCAAGGAAGCACTTGATACGAATGGATTCCAACCCTTCCTACTGCATGGCGTAACCGGATGCGGAAAGACCGAGGTCTATCTCCAGGCAACAGAATACTGCCTCAACAAGGGAAAATCTGTACTGGTCTTGGTGCCAGAGATAGCCCTGTCATCCCAACTGGAGGGACATTTTTATTCTCGTTTCGGGGACACCCTGGCCATCCTCCACAGCGGTATCTCACGCGGAGAACGCTTTGACCAATGGCAGCGGATTCTTCAAGAAAAAGTACGTATTGTTATCGGGGCCCGTTCAGCGGTCTTTGCTCCACTTGCCGAGCCCGGCTTGATCATCGTTGATGAGGAACATGAAGCAGCCTATAAGCAAGACGATGGCCTTCGCTATAACGGGCGTGACATGGCCGTGTTACGGGCAAAGTTTGCCGATTGCCCGGTCCTCCTTGCCTCGGCAACCCCCTCTGTGACCAGTTTTTATCATGCTGAACAGGGAAAGTATCGTCTTCTCAGCATGACAAAACGGGTCCTTGATCAGGTTATGCCTAAAGTGAGCATTATCGATCTCCGCGAAAAAAAACGGGCGCAGAAGAACGCCTTTTTTTCCAATCAACTCCTCACTGCCGTACAGGAAAATCTGGCGAACCAGCAGCAGAGCCTGCTTTTTGTCAATCGCCGTGGTTATGCTGCTTTCATGCTCTGTCGGGACTGTGGTTACATCCTCCAGTGTCGCCACTGTAAGGTCTCTCTCACCCATCACCAAGGCGCGAACCGTTTACTCTGTCATTACTGCGGCTATTCAACAGCACCGAATCTTGTCTGCCCAGATTGCGGCTCCAGCTCAGTTATTGGCCTGGGGGTGGGTTCGGAACGAATTGAACAAGAGGTGCGCCAACTCTTTCCCAGCGCTGGTGTTGCCCGGCTGGATAGCGACACAACAAGGGATCGCAAGGCCTATCTGCGCATTTTAGACCAGGTACGCAACCATGAGGTGGATATTCTGGTTGGTACACAGATGGTGGCCAAGGGACTCCATTTCCCAGCAATGACCTTGGTGGGTATCGTCTGGGCAGACAGCGGACTCGGAATTCCCGATTATAAGGCGGCGGAACGTTCCTATCAGCTCCTCGCCCAGGTCACGGGAAGGGCGGGACGAGGCCAATACCCAGGCCGGGTCATTATCCAGACCCATCAGCCACAGCATTATGTCATCGAATTCGCTCAATCCCATGCATATACAAAATTATATCGTCAGGAGCTGGCGCTTCGACAAGCCCTTACCTATCCGCCTTTTGGTCGACTGGTGAATATCCGTTTTAGTGGGAAACAGGAAGAAGAGGTAAAAAAAACAGCACATGCGACTGCGGCCTTTTTTCGATCAGTGATCGCTGCGCATACAACAACATATAACCAGGTAGAAATCCTGGGGCCAGCCCCTGCGCCCTTATCCTTGATACGACAACACTTTCGCTGGCAATTATTGCTCAAAAGCAGCATACCTAAATTTCTCCATCAGCTTTGCGACTTGCTTTTGAAAGAAAAAAGAATAAGTTACGGGAAGGGGGTCAGGATAGCAATTGATGTGGACCCAGAAAATATGCTGTAAGATAAAAAGAGAAAAAAAAGAAACACCCCGAAACGGGGTGCTCTGTCCAACTATAAAAATACCCCGGTAGGAAAAAAAAGGAGGAGTAAACCTACCGAGGCATAGGGTTGAACCTTATGATGCTTATTACGTATAAAAAACGAGCTCAATACATGCCCCGGCAGGAAAAAAAAGGAGGAGTAAACCTGCCGGGGCATAGGGTTGAACCTTATTTACAGAGAGTCTCAGCGGAGCTAACTGCCCCGGCAGGAAAAAAAAAGGAGGAGTAAACCTGCCGGGGCTATAGGGTTACGCACCCTATGCTATATATAAAAAAGGGGGAAATAAATTATATTTATTCAGAACCCTGTTGCATCTCCGCTTGAACAACTTGCCACTCTCTATCTTGACGTTGTTTTCGCATTTATAAATGCTATATTCATGCCACTTTTTCTTGTTTCTGCTGGCTTATTCTAATTTCTTGTAATGACTACCCTAAAACAGGAACAAGAATCTTTGCCAATAACACTTCTTTTTCATTACCGCCGCAAAACGCGTAAGTTTTATCCTTACCCAGATACCAGCCGGGTAAAAAATACCCAATCGTCCTCTGATATTCCACCAATAACGATTCCAGCACAAGATTTTCGAGCTATCTTTTGACTTGTCCTCCTCTGATAGAGTAAACTCCATTTTCAGAAGTCAGGAAAGACCATTCCACCTTGCAAGCAGAAATACAACCAACTGATTATAAAAACAAAAAATACCAAGAATAACGTGTCAGAACATCAATACGACGAATCGAAGATCAAAACCCTCAGCTCCCTGGAGCATATTCGTAAACGCCCCGGCATGTACATTGGTCGGCTCGGTAATGGGTCCGACCCTGATGACGGTATCTACATCCTCCTCAAAGAGGTGATAGATAATGCTGTGGATGAATATATTATGGGCCACGGCAAACAAGTGGATATTTCTATCGAAGAAAATGGCCGCTGTCGCGTTCGAGATTACGGACGCGGCATTCCCTTGGGCAAGGTTGTAGAGTGTGTTTCTGTTATCAATACCGGGGCCAAATACAACACTGATGTCTTTCAATTTTCCGTAGGACTCAACGGAGTAGGAACTAAGGCTGTGAATGCCCTTTCCTCGCAATTCACCGTCTGTGCCTTTCGGGAAGGAAAATTCAAAAAAGCCATCTTTGAGCAAGGCACGCTCGTAAGTGAGGAAGAGGGAGAGGCTGATGAAAAAAACGGTACGCTGATAGAATTTCTCCCTGATGCCGAGTCCTTCCCCAAATACTCTTTTGACATGGATTATGTCGATCAGCGTTTATGGCGTTATGCCTACCTCAATGCGGGCTTAACGCTCTATCTTGACACACCACCCCCAGAGGAAGACGGAGAAACCAGCAAGCCCGCAAAGAAAAAATATCATTCTGCCAAGGGGCTCCTTGATCTGCTGCAAAAGGAACTGGGTGATAAGGGAATCTATCCCCCTATACAATCTTCAGAGACCGCTCTCGAATTCGCCTTCACCCACACCGATGATTATAGCGAGACCTATTATTCCTTTGTCAACGGAACCTATACCTCAGAAGGAGGCACCCATCTCTCGGCCTTTCGCGAAGGAATCCTGAAAGGAGTCAATGAGTTTTCAGACAAAAAATACACGGGAAAAGATGTACGAGACGGGATTGTCGGTACTCTTGCCGTTAAAGTACAAGAACCAGTTTTTGAATCGCAGACCAAGAATAAACTGGGAAATACCGATGTAAAAGGATGGATTGTCAATGCCATTCGCGAAGCAGTTGCGACCTATCTCTATAAATATCCAGAGAACACAGAACTCTTCATGGATAAGGTCCAACGCAACGAACGCATCCGCAAGGAGTTACAATCTGTGCGTAAGGAGGCAAAGGCAAAGGCAAAAAAGGTTGCCTTCAAGATTCCACAGCTCAAGGATTGCAAACACCACCCTTCCCGGCAAAATTCCTCAAAAAAAGGGCAAGAAAATATGATCTTTATCACTGAGGGGCAGTCCGCTGCTGGCTCTATTGTCTCCTCACGTGATCCTATGACCCAGGCCGTCTTTTCCCTTAAGGGAAAACCCATGAACGTCTTTGGCCAACGACTTGACATCCTCTATAAAAACGACGAGATGTATTCTCTCATGCGGAGCCTAAATGTCGAGGATTCCATCGCCGACCTGCGTTTTGACAAGATCATTCTGGCAACCGATGCGGACGTGGATGGGCTGCATATCCGCAACCTGCTTCTCACCTTTTTTCTTCATTATTTTGAGGCATTGATCAAACTCGGTCATGTCTACATCCTGGAGACGCCTCTTTTTCGCGCTAGAAACAAAAAGAAGACCATCTACTGCTATTCTGATCAGGAGAAAGAGGAGGCGATCAACGCCTTGAAGGGACGGGGCAACGCAGCTTCAGTAGAAGTTACCCGTTTCAAAGGACTCGGGGAGATTTCACCACCGGAGTTCAAGCAGTTCATCGGCCCGGATATGCGAATTCAGCCTGTCCGGCTGGATAGCTTATCTGAAGTCGGTCAGGTGCTCAGTTTTTACATGGGAAAAAACACGCCTGACCGTCGTCAGTATATTATGGAACATCTGGTCTTGCGACCAGCATGAGTCGTAGAATATCAGTTTTTTTATAGAGAGTGCAACTGAGCTGAAAAAATCCTCTATGCCCTCTAAAGAATATCAGCCCAATTTTTCAATTCCTTAAGGTTTAACCGATGAGGGAAAAAATATATCATCTCACCGTCAAGCTTTAAAAAATCATTCACTAGAAACTCCCTGCTCACCTCGGCGGGATGAATAGCCTTACATAACAATGCGGTCTGCAGAAAAGAGAAACTCTCAAGTTTCATAGCAAGGAACTCAAGCGCGATTCCTTCTTCAGTCACCCGGGAAACCGAACCAATCGCACGAATCACATTTTTTTCATACAATGCAGACTGTTTCAAATCAATTATACAGAGGTCGCCAATAGCTTGGTCAAAATCCCCCTCAATCAATATTCCACTGAGGCTTACATTATTCACAAAACTTTTATATTCGTTTACGTGGAACTTAAGATGCACGGCCCACAGGATGCCCACTCGTGAAAATCGACGATTGTTTATATTTTTCATCATGTAAAAATCCCCTTACAACAAAGGCGATGGATTCTCCCATTGAGACCCACTGAATGTATGCGTTCCTTTTGCGATGTTGAGCGTATTTTCTGTAACGCAAAAATATATACTGCAAGGACTACCACAAACACCACAAATTCAAGACACAGGCCCTCCACAACGTTCACAAGTGTTCAAACTCACGGGCATGAAAAGTAACGGGTGCCCTGAATGAGTCACCCGACATTTTCATATAAAACGAAGGGCAAAAGCAAGAAAGACAGCTTACACCATGATATACTCTTCTTTAATCATATTATCAATAAAATCAAGAACAAAATTTCGTTGTTCAGGTGTAGCCCAGTCAATACAGGAACAGCGTATATTACGAGAGCTACGTACGAGAAACTCAATACGAGCCTCTGTTTTTTCTAAAATAACAGAAAAATAGAACGGGCCGCAATCAGGATGATTCAGCTGGGGGGGAGCCAGCAACTCCTGAGGCAGTTCAAGCCAAAAAACACCTTCTATGGGCCCTGACTTTAAGATCCGTTTCAGATAACTATCCAGGTTATCATGCTCAAGAAAAGAAAGCTCATCTATTACAAATTGACGCATACTGACTACCCCATAATATTTACAATAAGATTAAAAAATCAAAAAACCAAATCAAGAAAAAAGACCTTCCAACAGAAGCATCCTTTCCTCACTCTCCAGAAGGACGGACAATATTATACACATGCCTGAGATCATAGGCATGATACCGCGCAGGCTCGCCACGCCCCTCTCCCCCATAGCTCAACATCAGCCCTCTTTGCTTCTCATAATCGAGCCAATCTATAAAAATAGCGCTGTGCCGAACCTCTCGGTACTCATGATTAATATAAAATAACCAATCACCGGGCCGAATCAGCTCCCTCTCAGCATACTCGCCATCCTCTTGCTCCCCAGAAAAAACGACCTGTCGTTTTCCTTCAGGATATCCTGATCGGCTATATACGGCATCCACATAATTCCAGCAACCGCCTTGAACGATCTCTCTGTTTTCCAGGCTCATCTCCCGCCCGGTTTGCAGAATTTTCAGTGCCGGAGAATCTGCTTTTTTTTCAACTTGAAAAAGAGCGCTCAAGATGTCCTGATCATACACCTTACCACCCTCTTTTTTTTCTCTTTCTCTGGGTGGCATTTCCAGTTCAACGACAGGCTCTTCCTCGCTGACAGTCTTTGCTCCCTCCTCTGACACATCCTCAACCTCGGGGAAAAGCGACGAGACAGATGCATCGACAAGACCAGAACCTGTCTCGTCAAGGGGCGGTCTTTCCTGGTCGATGAGCATAACCGTTTTCATCCCAAGAGGACCTCCCCCTCGTGACTCATCAGCGACGTGCTGTCCATCCACCAACTCTATAACCGGGGGTATAAGCGGCTGAACCGTCACAACTGCCGTTGAGTCAGAACCGTTAAGAAGGAACTCTGCTGAATCCTGCCCATCAGAAACAGGCCATTCATCCTTGAGAACTTTCCATATCAGTAAAAAAACACTCACCAACACTATCACTATAAGTCCGACCGTTATCACCCGTTTCATGACCACTCACCCTGAGTTGCTCAATCAGCTGAAGCTACCAAGTATCGAAGATATGACATCCGCTCCCCCTCCAAAATTTGATATTACTCATGCGTAACATCAAAAGATACATCATACATCCTGGCCACAACCATAACTATAGCACAAAACTGAATAATTTCGGTAATAATTCTTACTCACGGACAAGAATATTCACCTCTTCCCCCCTGACAGTCACTGCATATGGCTCAAGATGCAAGGGTGCAGGAGGCTCAATAAAATGAGGAAGGGGAAAGAAAAAAGGAAAAAGAAGGTGCTGATGCGGGAGAAAAAATTATTTCTTCGCAGGTAATTTCACCTGTTGATGAGGATAAATAAGGTCAGGATTGGCAATCTTATTTTTCTTGGCAACATCAGGATAATTAAAACCGCTGCCAGTATATTGCTCAGAAATCTTCCAGAGCGTATCTCCTTTACTCACGGTATGATAAGTCTGATCTGACGTGCCATACAGAGGAGACATCGGTGGTCTTTTTTTCTGCTCAACATGCACGGGCTCTGTAAAAGAGATCGCCTCACCTGGTGTCTTACCTGTTGCCTTGCCAGCTTCTACAGCAGGGACTCCATCACCTGACCCTGCCACAGCAGGAATCCCTTGTTTCGTGGCGCGGCCCTCTTCAAGATCTCCACCTTGCTCTATCGGCTGAGCCAAACTTCCTGTCTTGGCGACCTCCTTAACGACATCCCCCTGCCCTTTCCTAACGATATCCGAAGAAATATCCTGGGAAAGATCCACAACCGGGACAGCCTGCCTCTGCTCCCCTCTCTTTCCTTCACTCTTGGCCGGGCCTGTCTCAGGTTCATTGGAGAGTCTTGCCTCCCTGTCCCTCCTTAATACTGACGTACCACTCTCCCGAGCATGCTTCCCCCCCAGGTCTTCCCTATCTGTTCTTGCAGCAAGGGGAGCAACTCCCGAATCCTCAACAGGCTCCTTCTCCCTTATCACGGCAGTCTTGTGAGAAAGGTCGTCAACTACATGCTGTTGGGAAACTGCCTTCTCCTTGTCGTTTTCCTCACGAACATCCCTGGCAAGACCCTCTTCCGTCTCTCCCAATTCCTGGCCTTCCATTCCCTCCTCTTGCGTCACAGCATTTTCTGAAACATCCTTTCCTACAACAGTCTTTGGAGCAAGTTCTCTCTTTTCAAAAAAATCCTCCACAGGAATCGCCGCTGTTGACTGCTCAAAAATTGCTTGACCAGGGTGACCAGACGGAGTCCCTTGCCCCTCTTGCCCAACCCCTTTCTGGTCTGCCAATACCGATTCAGATTCTGGAAAGGCAGACGGATGCGCAACCAGCTGTTCAGGCACCTTCTCCGGGATATCCTTTTCTATTCGTCCATCCCCTTCCCTCTTCTCAAAGGCTCCATCCAGAACCTCAGGAGCGGCTTGCTGATTATTTTCTAACCGAGGAGGATCGGATTTGATATTTTTTCCACGGAAAACTTCTTGATTTCGAAAGACAAAAAGCCAAAGAAAAAACCCTGCAAAGAGGACCAGCAATAAGAAGAGCATCCACAGCCTGAAACGCCTGCTCTCCTGAGCTTGCGGTGGGGGAAGCGGTTCCGTTTCTACCTCATGTGCTGCATCCTGAAAAAGAATATCCCGCTCTCTCTTCTTTATTTTATCAAGTTTCTTTTTAATCTTCCTCGGATCTGGGGATAAGAGAGGGGGGAATTGAACCTGCTTAACAAAATCAGCAGGCGCCAAAGCCGGGGATAAGGTCTCCTGTTCTGTTCCAGAAAATTGCCGAACAAACTCTTTGAGCTCAGAAAAGGTACCTGCCTCTTCAGGAAGGCTCCAATCCTCGGATAATAAAGCGGCGTCTTCCCAATCCTGCAACTGGCCAGGAGGCTCCAGAGAGAAATTTTTCTCCTCCCTCCCTCCGACAGCCTCAACATCCGGGCTCACCGCTGTTTTTACTCCTTCTTCCCTTTGGCTATCAGCCCCTTCGCTGGAATCAGTCTGTTTTTTGACATCATTTTCGGCTGTTGGTGAAGAAGAAAAGCTGCCATTTTTTTTAAGATCCGAATGAGCCCCGTGCTCTTCATCATTCAGGAAAAGGTCAGCAGGCACCGCATGAGCTGACGTAAAAGATGCCAGCCCCTCTCCTACTGGCGCCTCTATCAACTTATCACCACCAGCGCTTTCTTCCTGCTCTTCCGGCTTATCAACATGACCATCTTCATCCTTCCGAGAAAATGCAGTGGCCAAGGAAGATTGCAGCAGGGCATCCTGTTCCTCAGTGAACATGAAAGCAGGAAGATCTGATGGGACGCCATTGTCATCTGTTTCCTCGAGGTCCTCACCTTCTTCCTGAAGCAAAAAAGCATCATCATCCTGTAACGAAGTCTGGGACACTACCAAGGAGTTTCCAGTCGGAACAAGAGACTGGCCTTCATCCAGAGAGGATGCATACTCCTTTTCACCTCCTTCCCCTTCTTTCGGCGTATCAGGGCGATGGATATCTTTTTGCTCCTTCTTGTGATGAAACGCTGTGAGCAAGGAGGATTGCAACAGTTTTTCCTGTTCTTCAGTCAGCGAGACAGGTACATCCTCCCCCCTGGACTCTGTTTGCTGACACTCCTCAAGGCCATCCCCGAGGTCAGCAAGGGAGGGGGACGCCCCTTGCTTATCTTCTACACGATCAAACAAATCATCGTCTTGGCCCGATTCGGCAGCAGACGGCTGCTCGTTCTCCTCAAGAGAACTCGGCAGAAGAGTTTTTCCATCTGAACCACTGTCGCTTTGACCTGCTCGGTTCGCGTCTTCAATATCAAAAAATTCGTTAAAGAAACCGTCGTGTTCAGCCGTACTCGCGAGAAATCGGTCCTCTTTACCCCGTGAAACAACAGACTGTTCCTCATCACCTTGCAGAAGCGTTCTATCCACTTCCGATAGAGCTCCCGATCCCCCTTGAAACCCGAAAGAAGCGTCTGATATTTCAGAAACAGAATTGAGTTCCTGCCCCCCCTTGCTTCTCGTCGACTTCAGACCTATCATTTTCCCCTTTCCCTTTCCGAAGGATTGAGACCAGGGTAGAGGTCATCAAATGATCCTGTTCTTCTGTTAACAGGACAGATGCCGCCTCCAGAGTAGCAGCATCTTCCCTTGTCGTCCCCTCCCCCCCCTCATGCGAGGGGACAGAGTCCTCTTCATGAAACGCAGTCTCTACGGCACCTTCTTTTTTCTTTACAACATCCTCTTTCGGTTCAACAGCATCCAGGACATCGAAAGCCGCTTTACCCTTCCCTCCCTGGTTTACCGTCCTTAATCCATTAGCCAACTCATCTTCTTT is from Candidatus Electrothrix sp. GW3-4 and encodes:
- the galU gene encoding UTP--glucose-1-phosphate uridylyltransferase GalU, with the protein product MKKIRKAVIPVAGLGTRFLPATKAIPKEMLTIVDRPTIQYIVEEVVASGIEEVILITSEGKSAIENHFDYNYELDTILKEKKKDALRKELAQTSSLIDVVSVRQKEPLGLGHAIWMARKVVGEEPFLVLLGDDLVRSQTPCCRQMIDLYEQVNESIVAIQHVPMDQTYQYGIVEGEKTHLDRTYKVERMVEKPAPGTSNSDMAIIGRYLLMPEVFAALGKTNPGHGGEIQLTDALQSLTAQRGMYAYEFEGKRYDAGDKLGYLKAIIDIAMDHPTLGEPLRDHITSVCTCDKHG
- the priA gene encoding primosomal protein N'; amino-acid sequence: MTLYEVAVAAPVFGSLTYAQPADLTISLPVGVRVLVPLRNRFITGYILAALPSPPDLPYQIKPIFERLDPAPLFPEQLIPFFRWLADYYHYPLGEVIQTALPSGLRAGSGHEIILTELGHQQLPSALTSLKNRVAWMDRLLAQGRLLPGTVKTIRTKPALQTLLRTWQAEGWININEVIVAPKVKEKTETVVRLENELQEYLALPQNYQAAAEEGPGETLLPSSPLVEGLKKSERKTLDLFFQHCKGRPTLPRAELTRQYSGAGKALHRLAASGLISLAEQRVYRDPFGKVPPFFPKPKSLTPEQDQAIGTLKEALDTNGFQPFLLHGVTGCGKTEVYLQATEYCLNKGKSVLVLVPEIALSSQLEGHFYSRFGDTLAILHSGISRGERFDQWQRILQEKVRIVIGARSAVFAPLAEPGLIIVDEEHEAAYKQDDGLRYNGRDMAVLRAKFADCPVLLASATPSVTSFYHAEQGKYRLLSMTKRVLDQVMPKVSIIDLREKKRAQKNAFFSNQLLTAVQENLANQQQSLLFVNRRGYAAFMLCRDCGYILQCRHCKVSLTHHQGANRLLCHYCGYSTAPNLVCPDCGSSSVIGLGVGSERIEQEVRQLFPSAGVARLDSDTTRDRKAYLRILDQVRNHEVDILVGTQMVAKGLHFPAMTLVGIVWADSGLGIPDYKAAERSYQLLAQVTGRAGRGQYPGRVIIQTHQPQHYVIEFAQSHAYTKLYRQELALRQALTYPPFGRLVNIRFSGKQEEEVKKTAHATAAFFRSVIAAHTTTYNQVEILGPAPAPLSLIRQHFRWQLLLKSSIPKFLHQLCDLLLKEKRISYGKGVRIAIDVDPENML
- a CDS encoding DNA topoisomerase IV subunit B, which gives rise to MSEHQYDESKIKTLSSLEHIRKRPGMYIGRLGNGSDPDDGIYILLKEVIDNAVDEYIMGHGKQVDISIEENGRCRVRDYGRGIPLGKVVECVSVINTGAKYNTDVFQFSVGLNGVGTKAVNALSSQFTVCAFREGKFKKAIFEQGTLVSEEEGEADEKNGTLIEFLPDAESFPKYSFDMDYVDQRLWRYAYLNAGLTLYLDTPPPEEDGETSKPAKKKYHSAKGLLDLLQKELGDKGIYPPIQSSETALEFAFTHTDDYSETYYSFVNGTYTSEGGTHLSAFREGILKGVNEFSDKKYTGKDVRDGIVGTLAVKVQEPVFESQTKNKLGNTDVKGWIVNAIREAVATYLYKYPENTELFMDKVQRNERIRKELQSVRKEAKAKAKKVAFKIPQLKDCKHHPSRQNSSKKGQENMIFITEGQSAAGSIVSSRDPMTQAVFSLKGKPMNVFGQRLDILYKNDEMYSLMRSLNVEDSIADLRFDKIILATDADVDGLHIRNLLLTFFLHYFEALIKLGHVYILETPLFRARNKKKTIYCYSDQEKEEAINALKGRGNAASVEVTRFKGLGEISPPEFKQFIGPDMRIQPVRLDSLSEVGQVLSFYMGKNTPDRRQYIMEHLVLRPA
- a CDS encoding PilZ domain-containing protein produces the protein MMKNINNRRFSRVGILWAVHLKFHVNEYKSFVNNVSLSGILIEGDFDQAIGDLCIIDLKQSALYEKNVIRAIGSVSRVTEEGIALEFLAMKLESFSFLQTALLCKAIHPAEVSREFLVNDFLKLDGEMIYFFPHRLNLKELKNWADIL
- a CDS encoding LysM peptidoglycan-binding domain-containing protein; amino-acid sequence: MDRTLLQGDEEQSVVSRGKEDRFLASTAEHDGFFNEFFDIEDANRAGQSDSGSDGKTLLPSSLEENEQPSAAESGQDDDLFDRVEDKQGASPSLADLGDGLEECQQTESRGEDVPVSLTEEQEKLLQSSLLTAFHHKKEQKDIHRPDTPKEGEGGEKEYASSLDEGQSLVPTGNSLVVSQTSLQDDDAFLLQEEGEDLEETDDNGVPSDLPAFMFTEEQDALLQSSLATAFSRKDEDGHVDKPEEQEESAGGDKLIEAPVGEGLASFTSAHAVPADLFLNDEEHGAHSDLKKNGSFSSSPTAENDVKKQTDSSEGADSQREEGVKTAVSPDVEAVGGREEKNFSLEPPGQLQDWEDAALLSEDWSLPEEAGTFSELKEFVRQFSGTEQETLSPALAPADFVKQVQFPPLLSPDPRKIKKKLDKIKKRERDILFQDAAHEVETEPLPPPQAQESRRFRLWMLFLLLVLFAGFFLWLFVFRNQEVFRGKNIKSDPPRLENNQQAAPEVLDGAFEKREGDGRIEKDIPEKVPEQLVAHPSAFPESESVLADQKGVGQEGQGTPSGHPGQAIFEQSTAAIPVEDFFEKRELAPKTVVGKDVSENAVTQEEGMEGQELGETEEGLARDVREENDKEKAVSQQHVVDDLSHKTAVIREKEPVEDSGVAPLAARTDREDLGGKHARESGTSVLRRDREARLSNEPETGPAKSEGKRGEQRQAVPVVDLSQDISSDIVRKGQGDVVKEVAKTGSLAQPIEQGGDLEEGRATKQGIPAVAGSGDGVPAVEAGKATGKTPGEAISFTEPVHVEQKKRPPMSPLYGTSDQTYHTVSKGDTLWKISEQYTGSGFNYPDVAKKNKIANPDLIYPHQQVKLPAKK